The proteins below come from a single Xyrauchen texanus isolate HMW12.3.18 chromosome 3, RBS_HiC_50CHRs, whole genome shotgun sequence genomic window:
- the LOC127633612 gene encoding uncharacterized protein LOC127633612 — MNCHVSNMIWLSQRSHTKFRIFLLILFLIAVELMQPTISCRTQNCSHLLHRSLKLTKFMNWSSAELLKIYKASQGDSTDLICDMKMDNVPVSTISGQSLPARILSIYAHLKEFLPHMRTVMEQQKDLDPPTNPVAEGINSMITHVRHLALRVYCFLQMLQPNILTPEPAERPTGIPPAQNIFQQKAYGCIILSRLQELLSQAVHEQKSIRSKICRKRTKRLSLN; from the exons ATGAATTGTCATGTTAGTAACATGATTTGGCTATCTCAGAGATCACACACAAAATTCA GAATATTCCTTCTTATCCTCTTCTTAATTGCTGTTGAGTTAATGCAGCCAACAATATCATGCAGGACCCAAAACTGCAGCCATCTTCTTCATAGAAGTCTGAAGCTCACCAAGTTTATGAACTGGAGCAGTGCAGAACTCTTAAAAATATAT AAAGCAAGTCAAGGGGACTCCACAGACCTCATCTGTGATATGAAAATGGACAATGTTCCAGTATCAACAATCTCTGGCCAGAGCCTACCCGCACGCATCTTGAGCATTTATGCCCACCTGAAAGAATTCCTGCCGCACATGAGAACAGTGATGGAGCAACAGAAAGACTTAGATCCTCCAACCAACCCTGTGGCTGAGGGGATTAACAGTATGATTACACATGTTCGCCACCTTGCTCTGAGGGTGTACTGTTTCTTACAAATGCTGCAGCCAAATATACTTACTCCTGAACCAGCTGAAAGGCCAACAGGAATTCCCCCTGCACAAAATATTTTCCAGCAGAAGGCCTATGGATGCATCATCTTGTCTCGGCTTCAGGAGCTCCTTAGTCAAGCAGTTCATGAACAGAAATCTATTAGGAGTAAAATCTGcagaaaaaggacaaaaagattGTCGTTGAACTAA